Genomic window (Daucus carota subsp. sativus chromosome 5, DH1 v3.0, whole genome shotgun sequence):
ACAAGGATCTGTTTTCCTCTGTTCTCCTTTTCTCTCTTTGTTGGTAGCTCAGTCTCCCCTTTTCACTTCAAGTAACAAATTGcgaaaaaataattatggagGGAAAAAGTCGGTTAGGAAATTTTGTAGAGAAGGCAAAGCCTTATATTTGCATGATTTCGTTACAATTTGGATATGCTGGAATGAACATCATAACCAAAGTGTCTCTCAATAGAGGAATGAGTCACTATGTTCTTGTTGTTTATAGACATGCTATCGCCACTGTTGTTATAGCTCCATTTGCTCTTATTCTTGAGAGGTATATATACGCCTAGAAATTAGTCTATAAATTAATTGTAAAACGTCCTACTTAATTCGATTCCATGATTTGCAGGAACATTAGGCCAAAGATTACTCTTTCAATCTTTATGCAGATATTTGTGCTGGGACTACTTGGGTGAGTACTACTTCTCTGACATAGTCTCTGGAATATTAATAATTCTCTTCAGTGTATACTGTATATAGCATGCATGCATGTTATTTCAGTTGTTTAGTCCTGAAATGCTTTTACTGAGGATTTATTGTTTCTGTATAGGCCGGTGATTGACCAAAATTTCTACTATGCGGGACTGAAATTCACATCGCCAACTTTTTCTTGCGCGATGAGCAACATGCTGCCTGCAATGACCTTTGTCATGGCAGTTCTCTGCCGGTATGTATATGTAATATTTAAGCATTTCATCCATATACTACTAGACATGAATCTGTATACTTGTCAAATTAATACCGATGTTATAATTGATATTCGACAAAATGAATAGGATGGAGATATTAGATATGAAGAAAATCAGATGCCAAGCAAAAGTACTGGGAACAGCAGTGACGGTGGCAGGTGCGATGTTGATGACATTGTATAAAGGAGAGGTGGTGGAAATGTTTTGGTCCAGATACGTTCATCCGAAAACCTATGAAGCTACTACTACCACCACGGCTGATGCTGATAAAGACTGGGTGAAAGGTTCCATTCTTCTCATCATTGCCACCTTTGCCTGGGCTTCTTTTTTCATCCTTCAGGTATTTTACTAATAACTTTTTATGAAGGAAATGatgataatcttttttataatgGTATTGTACTAATTGctgattatatattaattctGAACGCGCATATTTAAAATGCAGAATGTTACAATGAGAAGATATGCAGCTCCCTATTCACTGACATGCCTGGTGGTCTTCATGGGTACTCTTCAATCCACTGTGGTAACTCTTGTCATGGAACACAAACCAAATGTTTGGGCTATTGGCTTTGACATGAACCTTCTTGCTGCTGCTTATGCTGTGAGTAGTTTCATCTCTAtctttcacacacacacacaccattcTTTTAAATATGAAGATTTTTTATTAAACTATTTCAATTCTATACTAactacataaattttaatattttcaggGAATTGTAACATCAAGCATTGCATACTATGTTCAGGGACTGGTAATGCACAAAAGCGGGCCAGTTTTTGTAACCGCTTTCAGTCCATTGATGATGATCATAGTTGCTATCATGGGTTCTTTCATTCTTGCAGAAAAAATCTATCTCGGAGGGTAATACTTTTTATTTGCGCTTCATAgattaaaaacaatccatttaaATCCCAGTTGAATACACCCCCCTTAGTAGTTATCAAAGAATTATTAAGGCAGGAAAGTCGATTctatgtttacaaatatttctTGTTCTCTTCCTTTCTGCAGAATCATCGGTGCCATACTAATTGTAATGGGACTATACTCCGTCTTATGGGGAAAGTACA
Coding sequences:
- the LOC108221009 gene encoding WAT1-related protein At5g07050, with the protein product MEGKSRLGNFVEKAKPYICMISLQFGYAGMNIITKVSLNRGMSHYVLVVYRHAIATVVIAPFALILERNIRPKITLSIFMQIFVLGLLGPVIDQNFYYAGLKFTSPTFSCAMSNMLPAMTFVMAVLCRMEILDMKKIRCQAKVLGTAVTVAGAMLMTLYKGEVVEMFWSRYVHPKTYEATTTTTADADKDWVKGSILLIIATFAWASFFILQNVTMRRYAAPYSLTCLVVFMGTLQSTVVTLVMEHKPNVWAIGFDMNLLAAAYAGIVTSSIAYYVQGLVMHKSGPVFVTAFSPLMMIIVAIMGSFILAEKIYLGGIIGAILIVMGLYSVLWGKYKESKEAEEEAIIEAVKDVKNQMKMGGHEDLEANDIEMQKNKELAMAPKLAFNASVPTPPMLAVETRKP